A genomic segment from Rubrobacter tropicus encodes:
- a CDS encoding TVP38/TMEM64 family protein — MGVNKPRNRRRDLFKPACIVAALAVVATAAHLTDLTEYVSLDGLGRLRAWILGFGPVAPVVFIVLYAFATVLFLPGTPLSLLAGLVFGPVFGTLWVVIGATIGATLAFLIGRYAARGLVEGWTVQNERIKRLDEGVEKQGWRMLLITRLVPVFPFNLQNYAYGITKIGPGTYVLLTAVCIIPGAAVFTFAGGSLASAQQNLTRTFIYLGVAAVFFVAVSLIPGWVQRRNRGKQ; from the coding sequence GTGGGCGTGAACAAACCCCGAAACAGGCGACGCGACCTCTTCAAGCCGGCCTGCATCGTCGCCGCTCTTGCAGTGGTAGCAACGGCCGCGCACCTGACGGACCTTACAGAGTACGTGAGCCTCGACGGCCTGGGCAGGTTGCGGGCCTGGATCCTCGGCTTCGGACCCGTTGCCCCGGTCGTCTTTATAGTCCTCTACGCCTTCGCGACGGTCTTGTTTTTGCCCGGTACGCCGCTCTCGCTGCTTGCGGGACTCGTCTTCGGGCCGGTTTTCGGCACGCTCTGGGTGGTGATCGGGGCGACCATAGGCGCGACGCTGGCTTTCCTGATAGGCCGGTACGCGGCCCGGGGGCTCGTCGAGGGCTGGACGGTACAAAACGAACGCATAAAGAGGCTGGACGAGGGCGTCGAGAAGCAGGGCTGGCGGATGCTGCTCATCACCCGGCTCGTGCCGGTGTTCCCCTTCAACCTGCAGAACTACGCGTACGGGATCACGAAGATCGGGCCCGGCACCTACGTCCTGCTCACCGCGGTCTGCATTATCCCCGGCGCGGCCGTCTTCACCTTCGCCGGGGGCTCCCTCGCGAGCGCCCAGCAGAACCTGACCAGGACCTTTATCTACCTTGGCGTAGCGGCGGTCTTCTTCGTGGCGGTCTCCCTGATCCCCGGCTGGGTCCAGAGAAGGAACCGGGGCAAGCAGTAA
- a CDS encoding alkaline phosphatase family protein: MNISRRGLLAGAGAAVVAASVPAWLLSRGTGAGPQTGRPEHVILVDWDGFDPDYLDLAPTPNIDALAGRGSLSVADGVYPTISNPARASMSTGAYPEKHGNAAYYFDEETGKAVGETRFLAAETISEALAAGGKTTAAVQWYMVQDHGASYGDPEHLYVRPDGLFEQRVDAAVEILNLRPVDSGGEMTTVPKIPDFLAVYGPDLDAFGHEEGAESPNMGPLLAELDRQLGRIVRTTKEVGVYERTAFILTSDHGMTSWERSFVEGLAATPDLGRGVEIVPPGRAPSPETEVILVKSAGLIMDVTLRGRAATPERRADVQRALEELPQISRVLDAGDLDDLGAGEKIGDFVVEARAPWGFGFAEPEEGASRGGHGSTREMRVPLLISGSGVKAGAVPENARLVDVAPTIAALLGIRPLADAQGRVLDELLYG; the protein is encoded by the coding sequence ATGAACATCTCCAGGCGCGGATTGCTCGCGGGGGCCGGGGCCGCGGTCGTGGCGGCCTCCGTGCCCGCGTGGTTGCTCTCGCGCGGGACAGGGGCCGGACCCCAGACCGGGCGGCCGGAGCACGTGATCCTGGTGGACTGGGACGGCTTCGACCCGGACTATCTAGACCTGGCGCCGACCCCGAACATCGACGCTTTGGCTGGCCGGGGAAGTCTCTCCGTGGCAGACGGCGTCTACCCGACCATCTCGAACCCCGCGCGGGCCTCCATGTCAACCGGCGCCTACCCGGAGAAGCACGGCAACGCCGCCTACTACTTCGACGAAGAGACCGGCAAGGCCGTGGGGGAGACGCGGTTCCTGGCCGCCGAGACCATCTCCGAGGCCCTCGCCGCCGGGGGCAAGACGACCGCGGCGGTGCAGTGGTACATGGTTCAGGACCACGGCGCCTCTTACGGGGATCCCGAGCATCTCTACGTCCGGCCGGACGGGCTCTTCGAGCAGCGGGTGGACGCTGCCGTCGAGATCCTCAACCTGAGGCCGGTGGACTCCGGCGGCGAGATGACAACCGTGCCCAAAATCCCGGACTTTCTCGCCGTCTACGGCCCCGACCTCGACGCCTTCGGCCACGAGGAGGGCGCCGAGAGCCCGAACATGGGGCCGCTGCTCGCCGAGCTCGACCGGCAACTCGGCCGGATAGTCCGGACGACGAAAGAGGTCGGCGTCTACGAGAGGACAGCCTTTATCCTGACTTCGGATCACGGCATGACCTCCTGGGAGCGTTCTTTCGTGGAGGGGCTCGCCGCGACGCCCGACCTCGGTCGCGGCGTCGAGATCGTGCCCCCCGGACGCGCGCCCTCCCCCGAAACCGAGGTAATCCTCGTCAAGAGCGCCGGCCTGATAATGGACGTCACCCTGCGCGGGCGGGCGGCCACGCCCGAGAGGCGGGCGGATGTTCAGAGGGCTCTCGAAGAATTGCCCCAGATCTCCCGCGTATTAGACGCGGGAGATCTGGATGACCTGGGCGCCGGCGAGAAGATTGGCGACTTCGTGGTCGAGGCCAGGGCGCCGTGGGGCTTCGGTTTCGCGGAGCCGGAAGAAGGGGCTTCGCGGGGCGGTCATGGGAGCACCCGGGAGATGCGGGTGCCGCTCCTGATCTCGGGTTCAGGCGTCAAAGCGGGCGCCGTCCCCGAAAACGCCCGCCTCGTCGACGTGGCGCCGACCATCGCCGCCCTGCTGGGCATCCGCCCGCTGGCCGACGCGCAAGGCAGGGTTCTGGACGAGTTGTTGTATGGGTGA
- a CDS encoding MMPL family transporter — translation MRSRGFFGALGWLLVRLRFAVVLFWAAVALAAYLYLPALGDSTSSSLADVVPESAPAARAEAQAEGLAGSVEAPAILVYSNPEGFSGPDLDQMAYGVQRLNEGPGRLYGLRRAVPLAAQNPSNPTRVDRDLLGDEALPVLLYFEPGTRLTEIATGVGEIREDLGSPGPLRTSATGIRLVQHDTKIAIEGNLVLVTVVTTLAIFLVVALAYRSLVAPLIPLASIGLATFLTLRVLGWVAAVQGVSIPAQIEPIIVVLLFGVGTDYALFLLSRTRQALEEGTGRLEAARVGVEKVGGILLSSAAVLIAAFALLVLADLGLYRALGPGLALALCIVFAVTLTLVPALLAVLGPAAFGRRSLAPRRDPSRRPAFRRAGPISVVLVAGLVVASAGNLGLKVGFDQLANLPESATSVRGYEELTGEFPGGVLAPVNVLVRGEDLDEKNEELLRLQTGMQSELLDAGGSALTFGPQYAGRVPEIDFVSPDGSAARVLLVFYGPPFSPEALDQARGLQERLPVLLDEAGLEDATGVVGGQTALSAAARDTSEDDLKKVAPLLFAVSFVVLALLLRTPVAPVYLLISTALSFTATMGVCALLFQNVFGQDGVVYYVPFTLFLLLVALGSDYNIFIMAAVREEAEGRPLKEAVPAALARTGPTINAAGLALAASFLALTLIPLQDFFQVGVAVALGVLLDAFVIRTLLVPALVLLVGPAGFWPAKVRP, via the coding sequence ATGCGTTCCAGAGGCTTCTTCGGCGCGCTCGGGTGGCTCCTGGTCAGGCTCCGCTTCGCGGTGGTGCTCTTCTGGGCGGCGGTCGCTCTCGCCGCGTACCTCTACCTGCCGGCGCTCGGCGACAGCACGAGCAGCAGCCTCGCCGACGTGGTGCCGGAGTCCGCCCCGGCGGCCAGGGCCGAGGCCCAAGCCGAGGGTTTGGCCGGGTCGGTCGAGGCGCCGGCCATACTCGTGTACTCGAACCCCGAAGGGTTTAGCGGGCCGGATCTGGACCAGATGGCGTACGGGGTCCAACGCCTCAACGAAGGACCGGGACGGCTCTACGGCCTGCGGCGGGCCGTGCCCCTCGCCGCCCAGAACCCCTCGAACCCGACGCGGGTGGACCGGGACCTGCTGGGCGACGAGGCGCTGCCCGTACTGCTCTACTTCGAGCCCGGGACGCGCCTGACGGAGATCGCGACGGGTGTGGGGGAGATCCGGGAGGATCTGGGGAGCCCGGGCCCGCTGCGCACCTCGGCGACGGGCATCAGGCTCGTCCAGCACGACACAAAAATCGCCATCGAGGGTAACCTGGTCCTCGTCACGGTCGTCACGACGCTCGCCATCTTCCTGGTCGTCGCCCTCGCCTACCGCTCGCTCGTGGCACCCCTGATCCCGCTGGCGAGCATCGGGCTCGCGACCTTCCTCACGCTGCGCGTCCTTGGCTGGGTCGCCGCGGTGCAAGGGGTGAGCATCCCCGCGCAGATCGAGCCGATAATCGTCGTCCTGCTCTTCGGCGTCGGGACGGACTACGCCCTGTTCCTGCTCTCCCGCACCCGTCAGGCGCTGGAGGAGGGGACCGGGCGCCTCGAAGCCGCCAGGGTCGGGGTCGAGAAGGTTGGGGGGATACTCCTCTCCTCGGCGGCGGTCCTGATCGCCGCTTTCGCCTTGCTGGTCCTGGCCGACCTGGGTCTCTACCGGGCGCTGGGTCCGGGCCTGGCCCTCGCCCTGTGCATAGTCTTCGCCGTCACCCTGACGCTGGTCCCCGCCCTCCTGGCCGTCCTCGGCCCCGCGGCCTTCGGGAGAAGAAGCCTTGCCCCGAGGCGAGACCCGTCGCGGCGGCCCGCGTTCCGGCGCGCGGGCCCGATCTCGGTAGTTCTCGTCGCCGGCCTGGTGGTGGCCTCGGCGGGCAACCTCGGCCTGAAGGTCGGCTTCGACCAGCTGGCGAACCTGCCCGAATCGGCCACTTCCGTGCGGGGCTACGAGGAGCTGACCGGGGAGTTCCCGGGCGGCGTCCTGGCGCCGGTGAACGTGCTGGTGCGGGGGGAGGACCTGGACGAGAAGAACGAGGAACTGCTCCGGCTCCAGACCGGGATGCAGTCAGAACTCCTGGACGCCGGCGGGTCTGCGTTGACCTTCGGGCCCCAGTACGCCGGGCGCGTCCCCGAGATAGACTTCGTGAGCCCGGACGGCTCGGCGGCCCGGGTACTGCTGGTCTTCTACGGTCCCCCTTTCTCCCCCGAGGCGCTGGACCAGGCAAGGGGCCTGCAGGAGAGGCTGCCGGTGTTGCTCGACGAGGCAGGGCTCGAGGACGCGACCGGGGTGGTCGGGGGGCAGACGGCCCTCTCCGCGGCGGCCAGGGACACCTCGGAGGACGACCTCAAGAAAGTGGCGCCGCTGCTCTTCGCCGTCTCGTTCGTCGTGCTCGCGTTGCTCCTGCGGACCCCCGTCGCCCCGGTCTACCTGCTGATCTCGACCGCCCTCAGCTTCACCGCCACCATGGGCGTCTGCGCCTTGCTCTTCCAGAACGTCTTCGGGCAGGACGGGGTCGTGTACTACGTGCCCTTCACCCTTTTCCTGCTCCTGGTCGCCCTCGGGAGCGACTACAACATCTTCATCATGGCCGCCGTCAGGGAGGAGGCCGAGGGGAGGCCCCTGAAAGAAGCCGTGCCCGCGGCGCTTGCGCGGACCGGGCCGACCATCAACGCCGCGGGGCTCGCGCTCGCGGCCTCCTTTCTCGCGCTGACCCTCATCCCGCTGCAGGACTTCTTCCAGGTCGGGGTGGCGGTGGCCCTTGGCGTGCTCTTGGACGCGTTCGTCATCCGGACGCTCCTCGTCCCTGCCCTGGTGCTCCTCGTCGGGCCGGCGGGGTTCTGGCCGGCCAAGGTGCGCCCATGA
- a CDS encoding lysylphosphatidylglycerol synthase transmembrane domain-containing protein: MVPAEVKDGAETGEGCPSWAGEGQLKPWFYRFAGIFVSVFFVYLAARQVDFSESLRALGAVRPARLVAATLVYLSSFPIRALRWRLILRVQKAIPLKELMAAVFIGYMANNVLPARAGEVYRAHYLGRRAGVSRSGVAASIVVERTLDGLMLVCAILFVFVAFPQEDYLGGAAIVTGLVFLALATGILFYGLRADRTHRAIGRTLGLVPEGFRKRLVGRLGSFSRGIRGISTARELLEAGAYTVLVWVLDACAVALVVASFGVTLPAAGYVLVFALVALSTTLPSGPGFVGPFQYAFVLSLGAFAVSRETALAVSVVAQLSLLGSVTLIGLALLWREQLRASGR; the protein is encoded by the coding sequence ATGGTGCCCGCGGAGGTGAAGGACGGTGCGGAGACCGGCGAGGGGTGTCCCTCGTGGGCGGGGGAGGGCCAACTGAAACCCTGGTTTTACAGGTTTGCCGGGATCTTTGTCAGCGTCTTTTTCGTTTATCTGGCCGCGCGGCAGGTAGACTTTTCGGAGTCCCTGCGCGCTCTCGGGGCCGTCCGTCCGGCGAGGCTGGTGGCGGCAACGCTGGTTTATCTCTCGAGCTTTCCCATCCGGGCGCTGCGCTGGCGGCTCATACTCCGGGTACAAAAAGCGATCCCTCTAAAGGAGTTGATGGCCGCGGTCTTTATCGGGTACATGGCCAACAACGTCCTTCCGGCGCGGGCCGGCGAGGTCTACCGGGCCCACTACCTGGGACGGCGCGCCGGCGTAAGCAGGAGCGGCGTGGCGGCGAGCATCGTGGTGGAGCGAACCCTCGACGGCCTGATGCTGGTCTGCGCGATCCTGTTCGTCTTCGTCGCGTTCCCGCAGGAGGACTACCTCGGCGGCGCGGCCATCGTCACCGGCCTGGTCTTCCTGGCCCTGGCGACCGGCATCCTCTTCTACGGCCTCAGGGCGGACCGGACCCACCGGGCCATCGGGCGAACGCTCGGACTCGTGCCCGAGGGCTTCCGCAAACGCCTAGTCGGCCGTCTGGGCTCTTTTTCGCGGGGAATCCGGGGAATCTCGACGGCAAGAGAGCTTCTGGAGGCCGGCGCGTACACGGTTCTCGTCTGGGTGCTGGACGCCTGCGCCGTGGCCCTGGTGGTGGCCTCTTTCGGGGTGACCTTGCCGGCGGCCGGGTACGTGCTGGTCTTCGCCCTGGTCGCTTTGAGCACCACCCTCCCGTCGGGGCCGGGCTTCGTGGGGCCTTTCCAGTACGCGTTCGTCCTCTCTCTCGGAGCCTTCGCGGTCTCGCGCGAGACGGCGCTGGCCGTCTCCGTCGTGGCCCAGCTCTCCCTGCTCGGCTCCGTGACCCTTATAGGGCTCGCGCTTCTCTGGAGGGAACAGTTGCGCGCGTCGGGGCGCTGA
- a CDS encoding TIGR01458 family HAD-type hydrolase, with amino-acid sequence MRVEGLLIDLDGTLYTNDGPIEGARGALERLDRAGIPYRFVTNATHRPRRELAAHLETLGFPAAEGRIFTPAIAVSEKLRAEGLSCFPLVEDALLEDLEGVKITDDSPGCVLVGNLGAGFTYRLLDTAFRHLRAGARLIALSKNRYWQRAGGELALDAGPFVAALEYASGKSAIGVGKPERAFFELALRNLGLPPGTVAVVGDEPELDIGGAQAAGLHGILVETGRYRPGAELPTRPDLILASVARLPEALGI; translated from the coding sequence GTGCGAGTTGAGGGTCTACTGATCGATCTGGACGGGACCCTCTACACCAACGACGGCCCCATAGAGGGCGCCCGCGGGGCGCTGGAACGCCTCGACCGGGCCGGTATCCCCTACCGTTTCGTGACCAACGCCACCCACAGGCCCAGACGAGAGCTCGCCGCCCACCTCGAAACCCTGGGGTTTCCCGCGGCCGAAGGCCGGATCTTCACCCCCGCCATCGCCGTGTCGGAGAAGCTGAGGGCCGAGGGGCTGAGTTGCTTTCCGCTGGTCGAAGACGCCCTTCTGGAAGATTTGGAGGGCGTCAAGATAACCGACGACTCTCCGGGCTGCGTGCTCGTCGGGAACCTGGGGGCGGGCTTTACCTACCGTTTGCTGGACACCGCCTTCCGGCACCTGAGGGCGGGCGCCAGGCTTATCGCCCTCTCGAAGAACCGCTACTGGCAGAGGGCCGGCGGAGAACTCGCCCTGGATGCGGGCCCGTTCGTGGCCGCCCTGGAGTACGCCAGCGGCAAGAGCGCCATCGGCGTCGGCAAGCCCGAACGCGCCTTCTTCGAGCTCGCGCTACGGAACCTGGGTTTGCCCCCCGGCACGGTCGCCGTGGTCGGGGACGAGCCGGAGCTGGACATCGGTGGAGCCCAGGCCGCGGGCCTGCATGGAATTCTCGTCGAGACCGGCAGATACCGGCCCGGAGCGGAGCTACCCACCCGACCAGACCTCATCCTGGCGAGTGTGGCGCGGTTGCCGGAAGCCCTGGGCATATAG
- a CDS encoding YncE family protein yields the protein MKTKPLVGFLWFALLAALMLAGCGTGGDTTQRKPPPAPEPAEAPPLEEEPAGRVVGVGPAPEGIAADPETGLVAVALRNPNELALVDGESGEISKRIGLPESARHLDISAPGGPVLVPAEGSDSLVQVGLPDGEISDETSVGDFPHAAAAAPSGRIFVVNEMASTASIIEDGRELETIKTSFKPGGVAVTDDGLVGIIGVRGLTLEVFEADTLESLGRIGAGEGPTHVRAGPGDRFYVTDTRGDAVLIYGARPEPVRLGRVPLPGSPYGIAIDPRRDQLWVTLTAEQSVVQFALEGDSLREIARHPTVRQPNTVAVDPASGRVFVTGKTGGQLQILEPR from the coding sequence ATGAAGACAAAGCCGTTGGTGGGTTTCCTGTGGTTCGCGTTGCTTGCGGCGCTCATGCTCGCGGGCTGTGGTACGGGAGGGGACACCACACAGAGAAAGCCGCCCCCGGCTCCGGAGCCCGCCGAGGCGCCGCCGCTCGAGGAGGAGCCCGCCGGCAGGGTCGTCGGGGTCGGCCCCGCGCCGGAAGGGATAGCGGCCGACCCCGAGACGGGGCTGGTCGCGGTGGCCCTGCGCAACCCAAACGAGCTGGCGCTGGTCGACGGCGAAAGCGGGGAGATCTCGAAAAGAATAGGGTTGCCCGAGTCGGCCCGGCACCTCGACATCTCCGCACCCGGCGGACCTGTGCTCGTGCCGGCCGAAGGGTCCGATTCACTCGTCCAGGTCGGCCTGCCGGACGGGGAGATCTCGGACGAGACGTCGGTCGGGGACTTCCCGCACGCCGCCGCCGCGGCCCCGAGCGGCCGGATCTTCGTGGTCAACGAGATGGCGAGCACAGCGTCGATAATCGAAGATGGGCGTGAATTGGAGACTATAAAGACCTCGTTCAAACCCGGCGGGGTCGCGGTGACCGACGACGGCCTGGTTGGCATCATCGGCGTCCGGGGCCTCACGCTCGAGGTCTTCGAGGCGGACACCCTGGAGTCGCTGGGCCGGATAGGCGCCGGCGAGGGACCGACCCACGTGAGGGCTGGCCCCGGGGACCGCTTCTACGTGACGGACACGCGCGGCGACGCCGTCCTTATCTACGGCGCGCGCCCGGAGCCCGTGCGCCTCGGCCGCGTACCCCTGCCCGGCTCACCGTACGGGATAGCCATAGACCCCCGGCGCGACCAACTCTGGGTGACGCTCACCGCCGAGCAGAGCGTCGTCCAGTTCGCGCTCGAAGGAGACTCGCTGCGCGAGATCGCCCGCCACCCCACCGTCCGCCAGCCGAACACCGTTGCCGTTGACCCGGCCAGCGGGCGCGTCTTCGTCACGGGCAAGACGGGTGGGCAACTACAGATCCTCGAACCACGATAA
- a CDS encoding NAD-dependent epimerase/dehydratase family protein: MRRAGGRRALVTGGAGLIGSHLSDLLLEEGYGVRILDNLEPNTHRNGRPPWIPAEAEFVHADIRDRKAVRSALEGIDVVFHQAAYGGYMPQMAKYVDVNSFGTAQMLEIIRDENLPVEKVVVASSQAVYREGAADCPQHGLVFPDTRGADQLARGDYAVRCPVCGEPSGSVPTPEEAPMGGETVYAITKSDQERLALAWGRQTGVPTVALRYSCTYGPRQSIFNPYTGVIAIFATRLLNGRPPVLYEDGEQTRDLCFVGDVARANLLAAEGDALDGLPVNVGSGRATTIREVAEMVSEALRVQIEPLARGEFRPGEMRHLTSDISRARKAGYEPGVDLMQGIERYIGWIGEQGDVRDYFAEAEKVLRKKRIVHGVGSIDP, encoded by the coding sequence ATGCGACGCGCGGGCGGCCGTCGCGCCCTGGTGACCGGCGGGGCTGGCCTGATCGGCTCTCACCTCTCGGACCTGCTCCTGGAGGAGGGCTACGGGGTGCGCATCCTCGACAACCTCGAACCAAACACCCACCGCAACGGCCGTCCGCCCTGGATACCGGCCGAGGCCGAGTTTGTCCACGCCGACATCCGGGACCGGAAGGCCGTCAGGTCGGCGCTGGAGGGCATAGACGTCGTCTTTCATCAGGCGGCTTACGGCGGCTACATGCCACAGATGGCCAAGTACGTAGACGTCAACAGCTTCGGCACCGCCCAGATGCTCGAGATCATCCGCGACGAGAACCTGCCGGTCGAGAAAGTGGTGGTCGCCTCCTCGCAGGCCGTCTACCGCGAGGGCGCGGCGGATTGCCCACAGCACGGCCTCGTCTTCCCCGACACGCGTGGTGCGGATCAGCTCGCGAGGGGAGACTACGCCGTCCGCTGCCCCGTATGCGGGGAGCCTTCGGGTTCGGTGCCAACCCCGGAGGAGGCCCCGATGGGCGGCGAGACGGTGTACGCGATCACCAAGTCCGACCAGGAGCGGCTGGCCCTCGCCTGGGGGCGGCAGACCGGGGTCCCCACGGTGGCGCTCCGGTACTCCTGCACCTACGGGCCGCGCCAGTCCATCTTCAACCCCTACACGGGGGTGATCGCGATCTTCGCCACGCGCCTCCTGAACGGCCGCCCTCCCGTGCTCTACGAGGACGGCGAGCAGACCCGCGACCTCTGCTTCGTTGGCGACGTCGCCCGCGCCAACCTTCTCGCCGCCGAGGGAGACGCGCTCGACGGCCTGCCGGTCAACGTCGGCAGCGGCCGGGCGACGACGATCCGCGAGGTCGCCGAGATGGTCTCCGAGGCCCTGCGCGTGCAGATAGAGCCGCTCGCCAGGGGCGAGTTCAGGCCCGGCGAGATGCGCCACCTGACCTCCGACATCTCTCGCGCCCGCAAGGCCGGCTACGAGCCGGGCGTGGACCTGATGCAAGGCATCGAGCGGTACATTGGCTGGATCGGGGAGCAGGGAGACGTGCGCGACTACTTCGCCGAAGCCGAGAAGGTGCTCAGAAAGAAGCGCATCGTTCACGGGGTAGGCTCGATCGATCCGTGA
- a CDS encoding TQO small subunit DoxD: MAGTNPAEKQEPREGIYSSSRLERGLIVLTIALASIGLGYLFFTQLWWKLPPDFGCRDDFTRGGLCFFLQHSVDEADASNTLLKANILESRPGAEVSVPIGWATQLNAAFIENVVQPNIRWFGYVIWGTEAWIFLSMCLGFFSRLGALAAIGMSMQLMIGLAHTPNEWEWSYILMVLLSVAMFGLAPGRYFGLDRLLRPRFRAMGERGSRVGRLLLLFT; the protein is encoded by the coding sequence GTGGCCGGGACGAACCCCGCAGAGAAGCAGGAACCGAGGGAAGGCATCTACTCGTCTTCGCGCCTGGAACGGGGCCTCATCGTGCTCACCATCGCCTTGGCGAGCATCGGGCTGGGGTACCTGTTCTTCACGCAGCTGTGGTGGAAACTGCCGCCAGACTTCGGGTGCCGGGACGACTTCACGCGCGGCGGGCTGTGCTTCTTCCTCCAGCACTCGGTCGATGAGGCGGACGCGTCCAACACGTTGCTCAAGGCCAACATCCTCGAGTCGAGGCCCGGGGCCGAGGTAAGCGTTCCGATAGGGTGGGCGACGCAGTTGAACGCGGCGTTCATCGAGAACGTCGTGCAGCCCAACATCCGCTGGTTCGGGTACGTGATCTGGGGCACGGAGGCTTGGATCTTCCTGAGCATGTGCCTGGGGTTCTTCAGCCGCCTGGGCGCGTTGGCGGCCATTGGTATGTCCATGCAGCTGATGATCGGGCTCGCCCACACCCCGAACGAGTGGGAGTGGAGCTACATACTCATGGTGCTTCTCTCGGTCGCCATGTTCGGGCTCGCGCCGGGCCGCTACTTCGGCCTGGACCGGCTGCTGCGTCCCCGGTTCAGGGCGATGGGCGAACGCGGTAGCCGCGTGGGACGCCTGCTGCTGCTGTTCACCTGA
- a CDS encoding TIGR04282 family arsenosugar biosynthesis glycosyltransferase → MRDALYVIARAPRAGFAKTRLGRTIGHERAIILYRAFLQDLAARFSDSPFPPGWYVTPPDAWPEVSALTGETGRVLFQGDGDLTERQRELFRGAEARGEGRTVLIASDSPHLGVGVVEEAFRRLDGDDLVFGPTFDGGYYLIGMRGYHDVLDGIPMSVGTELGGIMARARLSGLSVGLLEPTFDVDVVEDLRRLRPLALQRADLRATREALESLGLMEQDPQPAGEDDLAAAQGRR, encoded by the coding sequence GTGAGGGACGCACTGTACGTGATCGCCCGGGCGCCCAGGGCGGGGTTCGCGAAGACGCGCCTCGGCCGGACCATCGGCCACGAGCGGGCGATCATCCTATACCGAGCCTTTTTGCAGGACCTGGCCGCGCGTTTCTCCGACTCCCCTTTTCCGCCCGGCTGGTACGTCACGCCGCCCGACGCGTGGCCTGAGGTATCCGCCCTCACCGGCGAGACCGGGCGGGTACTCTTTCAGGGGGACGGCGACCTGACCGAGCGCCAGAGGGAGCTGTTTCGGGGGGCCGAAGCCCGCGGGGAGGGGCGGACCGTCCTGATCGCCTCGGACTCGCCGCACCTCGGCGTCGGGGTCGTAGAAGAGGCCTTCCGCCGCCTCGACGGCGACGACCTCGTCTTCGGGCCGACCTTCGACGGGGGCTACTACCTGATCGGGATGCGCGGCTACCACGACGTGCTGGATGGCATTCCGATGAGCGTGGGGACGGAGCTCGGCGGCATCATGGCCAGGGCCAGGCTCTCGGGTCTGTCGGTGGGCCTGCTGGAGCCCACCTTCGACGTAGACGTGGTGGAAGACCTCCGGCGCCTGCGGCCGCTGGCCCTACAACGAGCCGACCTCCGGGCGACCAGGGAAGCCCTCGAATCGCTCGGGCTTATGGAGCAGGACCCGCAACCGGCCGGCGAGGACGACCTCGCCGCCGCTCAGGGGCGACGTTGA
- a CDS encoding glycosyltransferase family 2 protein, with protein MTLAGHHAGDNTGSGRRPGPRIAAVIPALDEALSIARVVEGLRGQTLLAPGGIFVVDNGSVDGTGEIARAAGARVVREGRCGYGYACLAGVLAARDADVIVLLDGDAADEPDDLPRVLEPLLRGEADLVVGSRTLGSRARGSMTWQQIFGNRLAAFLMLALYGVRVSDVGPFRAIRREDLLALQMREMTYGWPSEMIVKSARAGYRYREVPVRYHRRIGVSKVGDTLVGSLKVGWRIISTILRYSRWKPRKTARVGR; from the coding sequence ACGCATCGCCGCCGTCATTCCCGCCCTCGACGAGGCGCTATCCATTGCGCGGGTAGTGGAGGGGTTGCGCGGTCAGACGCTCCTGGCCCCGGGCGGGATCTTCGTCGTTGACAACGGCTCGGTAGACGGGACCGGGGAGATCGCCCGCGCGGCCGGGGCAAGGGTCGTGCGCGAGGGGCGGTGCGGCTACGGGTACGCGTGCCTGGCCGGGGTCCTCGCGGCCCGGGACGCCGACGTGATCGTCCTTCTAGACGGGGACGCCGCCGACGAGCCGGACGACCTCCCGCGGGTGCTTGAGCCGCTTCTTAGGGGAGAGGCCGACCTGGTCGTGGGGTCCCGCACTTTAGGCTCGCGGGCCCGGGGCTCGATGACCTGGCAGCAGATCTTCGGCAACCGGCTGGCCGCCTTCTTGATGCTCGCCCTCTACGGGGTGCGTGTTAGCGACGTGGGGCCGTTCCGGGCGATACGCCGGGAAGACTTGCTCGCGCTGCAGATGCGGGAGATGACCTACGGCTGGCCGTCCGAGATGATCGTGAAATCCGCCAGGGCGGGCTACCGTTACCGCGAGGTGCCGGTACGGTACCACCGTCGGATCGGGGTCTCGAAGGTCGGAGATACGCTGGTCGGAAGCCTCAAGGTAGGCTGGCGCATCATCTCGACGATACTCCGTTACTCCCGCTGGAAGCCCCGTAAGACGGCCAGGGTGGGCCGGTGA